In uncultured Methanobrevibacter sp., a genomic segment contains:
- a CDS encoding UPF0280 family protein yields MESQHIDLNQTHIRLTTDLKNNNLKNYILKLRTDLEHYILKHEEFQISLEPLTYNNENLSEIIKKMYVASNCCDVGPMATVAGTISEMSLDYLISKKSKYSIIENGGDIAIINNKPSICGIYSNNPILGNKIGFKLKKRKKPLGICTSSGKIGHSISFGQSDSVTILSKKASIADGLATRIANEIIGETSEDKVYRGLEVSENYKEFFEGALIISQDHIGTIGTLPKIIETKEFKIKV; encoded by the coding sequence ATGGAATCCCAACATATCGATTTAAATCAAACACATATTCGGTTAACTACTGATTTAAAAAACAATAATCTAAAAAATTACATATTAAAATTAAGAACTGATTTAGAACATTATATCCTCAAACATGAAGAATTTCAAATATCCTTAGAACCACTTACTTATAATAACGAAAATTTAAGCGAAATAATAAAAAAAATGTATGTAGCTTCTAATTGTTGTGATGTAGGACCTATGGCAACAGTTGCTGGAACAATATCAGAAATGTCTCTTGATTATCTAATTTCAAAAAAATCAAAATACTCAATTATTGAAAATGGTGGGGACATAGCCATTATAAATAATAAACCATCAATTTGTGGAATTTATTCCAATAATCCAATATTAGGCAATAAAATTGGATTTAAATTAAAAAAAAGAAAAAAACCACTGGGAATCTGTACATCATCAGGAAAAATTGGCCACTCTATAAGTTTTGGTCAATCTGATAGTGTTACTATACTAAGCAAAAAAGCATCAATAGCTGATGGACTAGCTACTAGAATAGCTAATGAAATAATTGGTGAAACTAGTGAAGATAAAGTATATAGAGGTCTTGAAGTTAGTGAAAATTATAAAGAGTTTTTTGAAGGTGCATTAATTATATCTCAGGACCATATTGGGACTATTGGAACATTACCTAAAATCATTGAAACAAAAGAATTTAAAATTAAGGTGTGA